A stretch of the uncultured Trichococcus sp. genome encodes the following:
- a CDS encoding helix-hairpin-helix domain-containing protein: MKELQQIPGIGPKMAATLRQLGINKIADLRDKDPQELYERLNIITGQRQDPCVLYTFRCAVYYATEPNPDPEKLKWWNWKNG, from the coding sequence ATGAAAGAACTGCAGCAAATTCCCGGCATAGGGCCGAAGATGGCGGCAACGTTGAGACAGTTGGGCATAAATAAAATCGCTGACTTGCGCGACAAGGATCCGCAGGAACTCTATGAGCGATTGAACATCATAACCGGTCAGCGGCAAGATCCCTGCGTACTGTACACGTTCCGCTGCGCCGTCTATTATGCGACCGAACCGAATCCAGATCCGGAAAAATTGAAGTGGTGGAACTGGAAGAATGGATAG
- a CDS encoding DUF2238 domain-containing protein has product MVGNGKKAEPLHTALLVLFIIAYIVSAIQPLDRLAWTGQMTPAILLVALLVGTYRKFRFSTFVYVMAFLHVLLLLYGAHYTYSQNPLFNQLKEQFAWERNYFDRVGHFAQGFVPAFMAKEFLLRGGYVKKGKLLMLIVILSCLGFSAAYELSEFAIINIMDVPPDDVMGTQGDAFDSLWDMIWALIGASLAVFVFGPFHDNQMEQMGDG; this is encoded by the coding sequence ATGGTGGGAAACGGCAAAAAGGCAGAACCTTTGCATACGGCCCTTTTGGTTCTTTTCATCATCGCGTACATTGTTTCGGCCATCCAACCGTTGGATAGGCTGGCTTGGACAGGACAGATGACGCCAGCAATACTGCTCGTAGCGTTGCTGGTAGGGACGTACCGGAAATTCCGTTTCAGCACCTTCGTCTACGTGATGGCTTTTCTGCATGTCTTGTTGTTGCTGTACGGCGCGCACTACACTTACTCCCAGAATCCGTTGTTCAATCAATTGAAGGAACAGTTCGCTTGGGAGCGCAATTACTTCGACAGGGTGGGGCACTTCGCCCAAGGGTTCGTGCCAGCTTTTATGGCCAAGGAATTTTTGTTGCGGGGCGGCTACGTCAAGAAAGGCAAACTGCTGATGCTTATCGTCATTCTGTCCTGCCTCGGCTTCAGCGCAGCCTACGAACTGAGCGAATTTGCGATCATCAACATCATGGATGTGCCTCCCGATGATGTGATGGGGACGCAGGGGGATGCCTTCGACAGCCTTTGGGATATGATTTGGGCCTTGATCGGTGCGAGCCTGGCGGTGTTCGTGTTCGGCCCCTTTCACGACAACCAAATGGAACAGATGGGGGATGGTTAA
- a CDS encoding YkoF family thiamine/hydroxymethylpyrimidine-binding protein, with protein MCAVEKMTSGQFSFIPIGSGDYMQEIRQVLEIIEKSGLENEVGLLSTTVKGKPEKVLKLISEIYEAMDGRCDFTLDVKLSNLCGCK; from the coding sequence ATGTGCGCTGTGGAGAAAATGACATCGGGTCAGTTTTCATTCATACCGATCGGAAGCGGGGACTATATGCAAGAAATACGTCAGGTGCTGGAGATCATAGAAAAGTCCGGTTTGGAGAATGAGGTGGGCCTGCTGTCGACTACTGTCAAAGGGAAACCGGAAAAAGTGCTGAAACTTATCAGTGAAATCTACGAGGCGATGGATGGACGCTGCGATTTCACGTTGGACGTGAAACTTTCCAACTTATGCGGGTGCAAATGA
- a CDS encoding deoxyribodipyrimidine photo-lyase, protein MILEERIKQLNEKKIAPEKPYVVCWMQSSQRAEYNHALEYAIRQANRLAKPLVVYFGITDGFPEANERHYAFMLEGLKETKAALEQRGIQMLIRKISPEQGALEISGLAALLVVDRGYLRIERQWRAALAEGAECAVVQVESNVVVPVELASPKEEYSAATLRSKLKKILPHCLAPLEETVCQHPSLAFEFPFEAYDVSDTEKALAGLAIDRSVPRVSDYIGGTGEAKRLLEDFIENKLAGYSERKNRPGESFTSNLSPYLHFGQISPLYIYRRLMGMDSESQQSFLEELVVRRELAVNFVYYNDQYDSYAAVPDWAKKTLDKHLADEREYLYSLEELEAAKTHDDYWNTAQLEMNLTGKMHGYMRMYWAKKILEWSSTPEEAYRKAIYLNNKYLLDGRDPNGFAGVSWCFGKHDRPWGERAIFGNVRFMNDKGLKRKFDMQLYLDQVAERARKRN, encoded by the coding sequence ATGATACTGGAAGAAAGAATCAAACAACTGAACGAAAAGAAAATAGCGCCGGAGAAGCCGTATGTCGTCTGCTGGATGCAGAGTTCGCAGCGGGCGGAGTACAACCATGCCTTGGAGTACGCCATCCGCCAGGCCAATCGGCTCGCGAAGCCGCTGGTCGTCTACTTCGGGATCACGGATGGTTTTCCGGAAGCCAATGAGCGCCACTATGCCTTCATGCTGGAAGGGCTGAAGGAAACGAAGGCCGCCTTGGAGCAACGCGGTATCCAAATGCTGATCCGGAAAATATCGCCGGAACAAGGAGCATTGGAAATTTCCGGATTGGCGGCCCTACTGGTGGTGGACCGCGGCTATCTGCGGATCGAACGGCAATGGCGCGCTGCCTTGGCCGAGGGTGCCGAATGCGCCGTCGTCCAGGTCGAAAGCAACGTTGTTGTCCCGGTCGAATTGGCTTCTCCGAAAGAGGAATATTCCGCTGCGACTTTGCGCTCCAAACTGAAGAAAATCCTGCCGCATTGTTTGGCGCCATTGGAGGAGACCGTCTGCCAACATCCATCACTCGCATTCGAGTTTCCGTTCGAGGCCTATGATGTTTCGGATACCGAAAAGGCTTTGGCCGGTTTGGCTATCGACCGCAGTGTCCCTCGCGTTTCGGACTATATCGGCGGAACTGGGGAAGCCAAACGCTTGTTGGAGGATTTCATCGAAAATAAATTGGCCGGATACAGCGAACGGAAGAACCGTCCCGGCGAGTCCTTCACCTCCAACCTGAGTCCTTATCTCCATTTCGGCCAGATTTCACCGCTCTATATCTACCGCAGACTGATGGGGATGGACAGCGAAAGTCAGCAGAGTTTCCTCGAGGAACTGGTCGTCAGGCGGGAACTGGCCGTAAATTTCGTTTACTACAATGACCAATACGATTCCTATGCAGCCGTGCCGGATTGGGCCAAGAAGACACTGGACAAGCACTTGGCGGATGAACGCGAATATCTGTATTCTTTGGAGGAATTGGAAGCGGCCAAGACCCACGACGACTATTGGAACACCGCGCAGCTGGAGATGAACCTGACCGGTAAAATGCATGGGTACATGCGGATGTACTGGGCCAAGAAAATTCTTGAGTGGAGCAGCACACCGGAGGAAGCTTATCGCAAAGCGATTTATCTGAACAACAAGTATTTGTTGGACGGCCGCGATCCGAACGGGTTTGCCGGAGTGAGCTGGTGCTTCGGAAAACACGACCGGCCGTGGGGAGAACGTGCCATCTTCGGCAATGTCCGTTTCATGAACGACAAAGGCCTGAAGCGCAAGTTTGATATGCAGCTGTATCTGGATCAGGTTGCGGAACGGGCACGCAAACGCAACTAA
- a CDS encoding DUF2202 domain-containing protein produces the protein MNSKNKLYASVTLLSLLLLVGCAADDDTASSDSSAVRSSEMVESSSEATSMEESESLTGEIQESDIAESEAASTVNGYGAVGALADNDLTMEEMFTYAIQDEHLAHGEYAYTLASFGDQAPFNNIVSSEAQHIAEMTVLFEKYGLTVPADESADHLHPVADVKEALETCVAGEVDNIAMYNKFLEQDIPDDVRATFTALRNASEGHLQAFRKSLEKY, from the coding sequence ATGAACAGTAAAAATAAACTATACGCTTCGGTCACCTTATTGAGTCTGTTGCTGTTGGTCGGTTGTGCGGCGGATGACGATACCGCTTCAAGCGACTCTTCAGCGGTCAGATCATCCGAAATGGTCGAAAGCAGTTCAGAAGCAACCAGCATGGAAGAATCTGAATCCCTTACCGGAGAGATACAAGAAAGTGACATTGCGGAATCTGAAGCTGCCTCAACAGTGAATGGCTATGGTGCAGTCGGCGCCTTGGCGGACAATGATCTGACGATGGAAGAGATGTTCACGTACGCCATCCAGGATGAACACTTGGCCCACGGAGAATACGCCTACACATTGGCGAGTTTCGGAGACCAAGCCCCGTTCAATAATATCGTCTCCTCGGAAGCCCAGCACATTGCCGAAATGACTGTTCTGTTCGAGAAATATGGACTGACGGTTCCTGCCGACGAATCGGCCGATCATCTTCATCCGGTAGCGGATGTCAAGGAAGCCCTTGAGACTTGTGTCGCAGGAGAAGTGGACAATATCGCGATGTACAACAAATTCCTCGAACAGGACATCCCAGATGACGTCCGTGCAACCTTTACGGCTTTGCGTAACGCTTCTGAGGGACATCTGCAGGCGTTCCGAAAGAGCCTAGAAAAATATTGA
- a CDS encoding carboxymuconolactone decarboxylase family protein, with amino-acid sequence MAQEFYKKIYSVREFYTILYEGIRTMKYMIKAKKKKELSPEFIERIMLGVTEVNGCEVCSYAHTKMALEQGMAAEEIKQLLAGSADEIPVEEMPAYLFAQHYADRRGYPTEESWDRIVALYGEDKAKGILGAIRAIMVGNAHGIAISAFASRLKGKPVKKSSLLYEITMMLSIIVYLPLTLLHALIDGLFKKPIISF; translated from the coding sequence ATGGCACAAGAATTCTACAAGAAAATATACTCGGTGCGGGAATTTTATACGATACTGTACGAGGGAATCCGCACAATGAAATACATGATCAAGGCCAAAAAGAAAAAAGAATTGAGTCCGGAATTCATCGAAAGGATCATGCTTGGCGTGACGGAAGTCAACGGCTGCGAAGTCTGTTCCTATGCCCACACGAAGATGGCACTCGAGCAAGGGATGGCTGCGGAAGAAATCAAGCAATTGTTGGCCGGATCCGCTGACGAAATCCCTGTCGAGGAAATGCCGGCGTATCTTTTCGCCCAACATTATGCCGACCGGAGAGGCTATCCGACCGAAGAATCCTGGGATCGGATCGTCGCTCTTTATGGAGAAGACAAGGCCAAAGGGATTTTGGGTGCCATCCGGGCCATCATGGTCGGCAATGCGCATGGGATCGCAATCAGTGCCTTCGCTAGCCGATTGAAAGGCAAACCGGTCAAAAAGAGCAGTCTGTTGTATGAAATTACGATGATGCTGAGCATCATCGTCTATCTGCCGCTGACTTTGCTTCATGCTCTGATCGACGGCCTGTTCAAGAAACCGATCATCAGTTTCTGA
- a CDS encoding HIT family protein, with translation MKDENCAYCMEGEMVLAFGYPCCELPYSKVYVFKEQSHKGRVIVAYKDHVSELVDITDEERNGYFADIATVANALHRAFSPEKVNYGAYGDTGKHLHFHLVPKYKDDAFEWGSTFEMNPGRVTLTDDAYEALAEEIRINL, from the coding sequence ATGAAAGATGAAAATTGCGCCTATTGCATGGAAGGCGAAATGGTGTTGGCATTCGGTTACCCTTGCTGCGAATTGCCATACAGCAAAGTCTACGTTTTTAAAGAACAAAGCCACAAAGGCCGTGTGATTGTTGCCTATAAAGACCATGTGAGCGAATTGGTGGACATCACGGATGAGGAGCGCAATGGCTACTTCGCGGATATCGCTACAGTCGCAAACGCTTTGCACAGAGCCTTCAGCCCTGAAAAGGTCAACTACGGTGCTTATGGCGATACCGGCAAACACCTGCATTTCCACTTGGTGCCTAAATACAAAGATGATGCCTTCGAATGGGGTTCGACTTTCGAAATGAATCCAGGCCGCGTGACCTTGACGGATGATGCGTACGAAGCATTGGCTGAAGAAATCCGCATCAATCTATAA
- the nadC gene encoding carboxylating nicotinate-nucleotide diphosphorylase: MQSNSDRLLLAALQEDIPTEDISINAIITSYTKGRAELLCKQDGIIAGLDVFARTFALLDDKTEVFFHCQDGDYVQSGELLAEVVGDIRVILTGERTALNYLQRMSGIATHTRKIVDLLEGSGITLLDTRKTTPNNRIFEKYAVKVGGGRNHRFSLSDGVMLKDNHIAAAGGIKQAVALAREYASFVHKIEVEVENLDMVKEALEARADIIMLDNMTPADMKEAVRLIDGRALVECSGNLTAENIAALRDTGVDYLSSGALTHSSAILDLSLKNLERI, encoded by the coding sequence ATGCAAAGTAATAGCGATCGTCTGCTTTTGGCGGCGCTGCAGGAAGATATCCCTACTGAGGATATCTCAATCAACGCCATCATCACAAGTTACACGAAAGGCCGGGCCGAGCTGTTGTGCAAACAGGACGGCATCATTGCGGGGCTGGATGTTTTTGCCAGGACCTTCGCCCTCCTCGATGATAAGACCGAAGTGTTTTTCCATTGCCAGGACGGCGATTATGTCCAAAGCGGAGAACTTTTGGCCGAGGTGGTTGGTGATATCCGTGTCATCCTGACCGGTGAACGCACCGCCCTGAATTATCTCCAGCGCATGAGCGGCATCGCCACGCATACCCGCAAAATCGTAGACTTGCTTGAAGGTAGCGGCATCACGCTGCTGGACACGCGCAAAACGACACCGAACAATCGGATTTTCGAGAAGTATGCCGTGAAGGTCGGCGGCGGCCGTAATCACCGCTTCAGCCTGTCCGACGGTGTTATGCTGAAGGACAATCACATCGCTGCGGCAGGCGGCATCAAACAGGCGGTCGCTTTGGCGCGGGAATATGCCTCTTTTGTGCATAAAATCGAAGTCGAAGTGGAAAACCTGGATATGGTCAAAGAAGCGCTCGAGGCGAGAGCTGACATCATCATGCTGGACAATATGACCCCGGCGGATATGAAAGAAGCCGTCCGTTTGATTGACGGGCGCGCCTTGGTGGAGTGCTCCGGCAACCTCACTGCTGAGAATATCGCTGCTTTGCGCGATACCGGAGTGGATTACCTTTCATCAGGCGCCCTGACCCACTCTTCCGCGATTCTTGATCTGTCGTTGAAGAACTTGGAACGGATCTGA
- the nadA gene encoding quinolinate synthase NadA gives MDELTERILQLKAEKDAVILAHYYVPGDVQDIADFIGDSYYLSKIAAQVTEKVIVFCGVAFMGESAKMLNPDKVVLMPDLKADCPMAHMVKIRDIQKIRETYEDVAVVCYINSTAEIKAHADVCVTSSNAKNVIAALPNRHIYFIPDEHLGRHISHQLPEKTFLFNDGYCPIHTSIRVVDVLKMKHDLPQAEILAHPECKEEILDLADFVGSTSDLVAYAEKSPSEDFIICTEVGVIHDMEKRSPDKRFHAPSVGQVCPDMKLNTVEKIINALETFEPAVEMDESLRFNGLQPLERMMKLAEVKTHAKL, from the coding sequence ATGGATGAACTTACGGAAAGAATATTGCAGCTGAAAGCAGAAAAAGATGCCGTCATTCTCGCACACTACTACGTTCCTGGAGACGTTCAAGATATCGCAGATTTTATCGGGGATTCGTACTATTTGAGCAAAATTGCAGCACAGGTCACGGAAAAAGTGATTGTTTTCTGCGGCGTCGCCTTCATGGGCGAAAGCGCGAAGATGCTGAATCCGGATAAAGTCGTCCTGATGCCCGATCTGAAGGCGGATTGTCCGATGGCACACATGGTCAAGATCCGCGACATCCAGAAAATCCGTGAAACTTACGAAGACGTGGCTGTCGTCTGCTACATCAACTCCACTGCTGAAATCAAAGCCCATGCCGATGTCTGTGTCACTTCGTCGAATGCGAAAAATGTCATCGCCGCCCTTCCCAATCGTCATATCTATTTCATTCCCGACGAGCACCTGGGCAGACATATTTCCCATCAGCTTCCCGAGAAAACGTTCCTCTTCAATGACGGCTACTGCCCGATCCACACCAGCATCCGCGTTGTCGATGTCCTGAAGATGAAACACGACCTTCCGCAAGCCGAAATCTTGGCGCATCCGGAATGCAAAGAGGAGATCCTTGATTTAGCGGACTTCGTCGGCAGCACATCGGACCTCGTCGCTTACGCCGAAAAGAGCCCATCCGAAGATTTCATCATCTGCACGGAAGTCGGCGTCATCCATGACATGGAAAAACGTTCGCCGGACAAGAGATTCCATGCCCCTTCCGTTGGCCAGGTCTGCCCCGACATGAAGCTGAACACCGTGGAGAAGATCATCAACGCTCTGGAAACGTTCGAACCTGCCGTGGAAATGGATGAATCATTGCGTTTCAATGGACTGCAGCCGCTGGAACGGATGATGAAATTGGCCGAGGTGAAGACCCATGCAAAACTATGA
- a CDS encoding CPBP family intramembrane glutamic endopeptidase has product MKRNVWLYLLVSFGWTWACWIGGAFLIQLNGYALDTDATLFEVIGAVGSEKSAFPQLLFALGVFGPLLGSVVAGKPFKDFFSLKERSFIIYAWVIPLVIVIPTLIMSILFSEVPEGKVTFGSAASTIGLYFLSNLLTSGTEEFGWRGFLYPYLRKREKSVWKATWKGGFIWAVWHYPLLILMYTGQGMAVLLLSLVGFTAGIIAMNYLTNFVFEKTESIPTVMAMHALNNTTNYAVLLFFPGTPFLILVHLTTWVMVGYVEKKHHLN; this is encoded by the coding sequence ATGAAACGAAATGTCTGGCTTTATCTGCTGGTGTCCTTCGGCTGGACATGGGCTTGTTGGATAGGAGGAGCCTTCCTCATTCAGCTGAACGGTTATGCTTTGGACACAGATGCCACGCTATTCGAAGTGATCGGAGCGGTCGGAAGTGAGAAATCCGCCTTTCCGCAGCTGTTGTTTGCTTTGGGGGTATTTGGACCGCTTTTGGGAAGTGTGGTTGCGGGGAAACCGTTTAAAGACTTTTTTTCTTTAAAGGAGCGTTCTTTCATCATCTATGCCTGGGTGATTCCGTTAGTGATTGTGATCCCAACGTTGATCATGAGCATCTTGTTCAGTGAAGTGCCGGAAGGAAAGGTGACTTTTGGCAGCGCGGCAAGCACAATCGGTCTGTATTTTCTGTCGAACCTGCTGACGAGCGGGACGGAGGAATTTGGCTGGCGTGGCTTTCTTTATCCCTATTTGCGGAAACGGGAAAAAAGTGTCTGGAAGGCTACTTGGAAGGGTGGATTCATCTGGGCGGTTTGGCATTATCCACTCTTAATTTTGATGTATACAGGCCAAGGCATGGCCGTCCTGCTGTTGTCTTTGGTAGGATTCACTGCGGGTATCATTGCGATGAACTATCTGACCAATTTCGTATTTGAGAAGACCGAGTCGATCCCGACCGTGATGGCCATGCATGCGCTAAATAACACCACCAACTATGCGGTGCTGCTGTTCTTTCCGGGCACGCCATTCCTGATTCTGGTGCATCTGACAACTTGGGTCATGGTCGGTTATGTGGAAAAGAAGCACCACTTGAATTGA
- the heR gene encoding heliorhodopsin HeR encodes MKEITTEKLRRFNLIMGGLHLIQAVAMLFLATNVIQKIGEFSPEISQFYLAFNPETRSLETASRVLFELPFGFMVASFLFISAFAHALVSIPKKLNEIYNADLAKGINKFRWFEYALSSSIMIVLIATLFGIYDIASLILIFIVNATMNLFGLVMEQLNVGRSKDNIEWGPFIWGSIAGVAPWIAILLYMFGTGNFGEVPWFVWAIVGTYFVAFNTFPINMILQYKKVGKWADYLYGERVYIVLSLVAKSILAWLVLFGAMQP; translated from the coding sequence ATGAAAGAGATCACGACAGAAAAACTACGGCGCTTCAATCTGATCATGGGTGGACTCCACCTGATCCAAGCAGTCGCAATGCTGTTTTTGGCAACAAATGTCATCCAGAAAATCGGCGAGTTCAGTCCTGAAATCAGCCAATTCTATTTGGCCTTCAATCCCGAAACGCGCTCGTTGGAGACTGCCTCGCGTGTCCTTTTTGAGTTGCCGTTTGGATTCATGGTAGCTTCGTTTCTTTTCATTTCCGCCTTCGCGCATGCCTTGGTTTCTATTCCGAAAAAGCTTAATGAAATCTATAATGCTGATTTGGCGAAGGGCATCAATAAATTTCGCTGGTTCGAGTATGCGCTCAGCTCGTCGATCATGATTGTCCTGATTGCGACGCTGTTCGGCATCTACGATATCGCTTCGCTGATTCTGATCTTCATCGTCAACGCCACCATGAATCTTTTCGGGCTTGTGATGGAACAGTTGAATGTGGGCCGCTCAAAAGACAACATTGAGTGGGGACCGTTCATTTGGGGCTCGATTGCCGGTGTTGCGCCATGGATCGCTATCCTGCTCTACATGTTCGGGACCGGCAATTTCGGCGAAGTGCCTTGGTTTGTCTGGGCAATCGTCGGCACTTATTTCGTTGCTTTCAACACTTTCCCGATCAACATGATTCTGCAGTACAAGAAAGTCGGGAAATGGGCGGATTACCTCTACGGGGAGCGGGTCTATATCGTGCTCAGTCTGGTTGCGAAATCGATCCTTGCCTGGCTTGTGCTTTTCGGGGCGATGCAGCCATAA
- a CDS encoding L-aspartate oxidase, translated as MQNYDVLIIGTGVAGLFAALNLDSNKNILIVTKGNWEENDSFLAQGGICVQRDETDFEPFMEDTLRAGHYENNEAAVAIMINQSQEIIDDLIDLGVAFDQKGDGFSYTKEGAHSRARILHCKDMTGKEINSKLIARVKELKNVSILENSTLVDLLVAGNCCHGAVLRDQSGKLSNVYAQSTLLATGGIGGLFSKTTNFAHLTGDAIAIALKHGIRVKDLNYVQIHPTSLYTGRPGKAFLMSESLRGEGAILVDKEGQRFADELLPRDLLTKAIYAQMEKDRLPYVRMLLKGHVEGSIAERFPGIHAHCLQEGYDLTEDYIPVVPAQHYFMGGIEVDLQSKTSLANLYAAGETSCNGVHGKNRLASNSLLESLVFSKRAAKAIEAAFQRTLAYVFPEPDTRSIDAGLKEARRKLLEEIGLEEEAHAK; from the coding sequence ATGCAAAACTATGATGTTCTTATCATCGGAACGGGTGTAGCCGGACTTTTTGCGGCGCTCAATCTCGACAGTAATAAAAACATTCTGATCGTCACCAAAGGAAATTGGGAAGAGAATGATTCATTCCTTGCCCAAGGCGGCATCTGTGTTCAGCGCGACGAGACGGATTTTGAGCCTTTTATGGAGGACACGTTGCGTGCCGGCCATTACGAAAACAACGAAGCGGCAGTCGCAATCATGATCAATCAATCACAAGAAATCATTGACGATCTGATCGATTTGGGCGTTGCCTTCGACCAAAAGGGAGACGGCTTCTCCTACACCAAAGAAGGCGCCCACTCCCGAGCCCGGATTCTGCACTGCAAAGATATGACCGGCAAGGAAATCAACAGCAAACTGATCGCTCGGGTGAAAGAGCTGAAAAATGTGAGCATCCTGGAAAACAGCACGCTAGTCGATCTTTTGGTTGCCGGTAATTGTTGCCACGGCGCGGTGCTCCGCGATCAGTCCGGAAAGTTATCCAACGTTTATGCACAGTCCACCCTGCTCGCCACCGGCGGAATCGGTGGACTGTTCAGCAAAACAACCAACTTCGCGCATTTGACAGGCGATGCCATCGCTATCGCGCTGAAGCACGGCATCCGTGTCAAGGACTTGAATTATGTCCAGATCCACCCAACTTCGCTCTACACCGGACGGCCAGGGAAAGCTTTCCTGATGTCGGAATCGCTGCGGGGGGAAGGCGCCATCCTCGTCGATAAGGAGGGTCAGCGTTTCGCTGATGAACTTTTGCCGCGCGACTTGCTTACGAAAGCGATATACGCACAAATGGAAAAGGACCGCTTGCCCTATGTCCGGATGCTCCTGAAAGGCCACGTGGAGGGATCAATCGCCGAAAGGTTCCCGGGCATCCATGCCCACTGCCTGCAGGAAGGCTATGATTTGACCGAGGACTACATCCCGGTCGTGCCGGCCCAGCATTACTTCATGGGGGGCATCGAAGTGGACCTGCAGAGTAAAACTTCGTTGGCGAACCTATACGCAGCCGGGGAAACGAGCTGCAACGGCGTCCACGGGAAGAACCGTTTGGCGAGCAATTCGCTGTTGGAAAGCTTGGTGTTCAGCAAGCGTGCCGCTAAAGCAATCGAAGCTGCCTTCCAGCGCACGCTTGCTTATGTTTTTCCCGAACCGGATACCCGTTCCATCGACGCCGGTCTAAAGGAAGCACGCAGAAAACTATTGGAAGAAATCGGACTCGAGGAGGAAGCTCATGCAAAGTAA